The Bos javanicus breed banteng chromosome 18, ARS-OSU_banteng_1.0, whole genome shotgun sequence genome has a segment encoding these proteins:
- the DDX28 gene encoding probable ATP-dependent RNA helicase DDX28 has protein sequence MALARQLRLLSLATRLLLAPQRDLTGRGPDEPLPVVRIPRGLQRRQEQRQSGQRSPLRPVLVRPGPLLISARRPELNQPARQTLGRWEAAPLVSRGWKHRRARQDYFSIERAQHEAPALRNLSSKGSFADLGLEPRVLSALQEAAPEVVRPTTVQSSTIPPLLRGRHILCAAETGSGKTLGYMLPLLQRLLGQPSLYTSRIPAPRGLVLVPSRELAEQVRAVAQPLGSSLGLRVQELGGGHGMSRVRLQLSKHPPAEVLVATPGALWKALKGQLISLAQLSFLVLDEVDTLLDESFLELVDYILEKSHIAEGPADLKDPFNPKAQLVLVGATFPEGVGQLLSKVASLDSLTTITSSKLHCIMPHVKQTFMRLKGAEKVTELVQILKQHDRAHRTGSTGTVLVFCNSSSTVNWLGYILDDHKIQHLRLQGQMPASMRAGIFQSFQKGSRDILLCTDIASRGLDSTQVELIINYDFPLTLQDYIHRAGRVGRVGSEVPGTVISFVTHPWDVSLVQKIELAARRRRSLPGLGSSVSEPLHQETLLQQA, from the coding sequence ATGGCTCTAGCACGGCAGCTACGGCTGTTGTCGCTCGCGACTCGGTTGCTTCTGGCGCCTCAACGGGACCTGACAGGCCGCGGTCCCGACGAGCCCCTGCCCGTGGTGCGCATCCCGCGGGGTCTACAGAGGCGGCAGGAACAGCGGCAGAGCGGGCAGCGGAGTCCCCTGCGGCCGGTGTTGGTGCGACCTGGCCCGCTGCTGATCTCGGCGCGGCGGCCGGAGTTGAACCAGCCCGCACGCCAAACGCTGGGCCGTTGGGAGGCTGCGCCACTCGTTTCGCGAGGCTGGAAGCATCGGCGAGCTCGCCAGGACTATTTCTCCATTGAGCGCGCTCAGCATGAGGCCCCAGCGCTGCGGAACCTCTCGTCCAAGGGCAGCTTCGCCGATCTGGGTCTGGAGCCCCGTGTGCTGAGCGCACTCCAAGAAGCTGCTCCCGAAGTCGTTCGGCCCACAACCGTGCAGTCGAGTACCATTCCCCCATTACTTCGCGGCCGCCACATCCTCTGCGCCGCGGAAACCGGCAGTGGCAAGACTCTCGGCTACATGCTACCTCTGCTTCAACGGCTCTTGGGCCAGCCAAGCCTGTACACCAGTCGTATCCCTGCTCCTCGAGGCCTGGTCCTTGTGCCTTCTCGAGAATTAGCTGAACAGGTGCGGGCCGTGGCCCAGCCCTTGGGCAGCTCCTTAGGCCTCCGGGTGCAGGAGTTAGGGGGAGGCCATGGCATGAGTAGGGTCAGGCTGCAACTGTCCAAACATCCTCCAGCAGAAGTACTGGTGGCCACTCCAGGGGCTCTGTGGAAGGCCCTGAAAGGTCAACTGATCAGCCTGGCGCAGCTCTCTTTCTTGGTGTTGGATGAGGTAGATACATTGTTGGATGAAAGTTTCCTGGAACTGGTGGATTACATCTTGGAGAAGAGTCACATAGCAGAAGGCCCCGCTGACTTAAAAGACCCTTTCAATCCCAAAGCTCAGTTAGTGCTGGTGGGGGCCACATTTCCCGAAGGTGTAGGCCAGCTGCTGAGTAAAGTTGCCAGCTTAGACTCTCTAACCACCATTACCAGTTCCAAGCTCCACTGCATCATGCCTCATGTCAAACAGACGTTCATGAGGCTGAAAGGAGCAGAGAAGGTAACTGAGTTAGTGCAGATCCTCAAGCAGCATGACAGAGCACACAGGACTGGCTCCACAGGAACTGTTCTCGTGTTCTGTAACAGCTCCAGCACTGTGAACTGGCTGGGATATATTCTGGATGACCACAAAATCCAACACTTAAGACTGCAGGGACAAATGCCAGCCTCCATGAGGGCAGGTATCTTCCAGTCCTTCCAGAAGGGTTCCCGAGACATACTTCTCTGCACAGACATCGCCTCTCGGGGCCTGGACAGCACCCAGGTGGAACTCATCATCAATTATGATTTCCCTCTCACCCTGCAGGATTACATCCACAGAGCAGGGAGGGTGGGCCGTGTGGGGAGTGAGGTGCCAGGAACAGTCATCAGCTTTGTGACCCATCCCTGGGATGTGAGCCTAGTTCAGAAGATTGAGCTGGCAGCTCGCAGGAGGAGAAGCCTTCCAGGTCTAGGATCCTCAGTAAGTGAGCCTTTGCACCAGGAAACCTTACTGCAGCAGGCTTAA